The DNA sequence AGTTCACATCTGTCTCTGACTTCTGACCACCTAATGGAGCTGCCCTTAAGAGAGGCCAATTTTGTTCCTGGGCTAGCATCACCTGTCACGCCAAGGTCTGGTTCTTCAGCAACAGCTCCTTCTTTCCTTGTCTGGCTGAAGCAGACACAACAGGACGAGCTGTGAGAAGGGCATTCCATGGTCCAGCTTCCTTACTACTGGGCAGACAAGAGGGTCCCCAGTAACCAGGCCCAGCAGGTTCCAAAGGCAGCCAGGAGCTAAAATAACCCATTTCCTCCAACACAAGAGGTGGCAATGGAAAGCCCACTCAGAAGCCCACTGAGAAGGAGAGAGCTCCAGTGCCCAGGCTCCCAAGTGCCCACTGTCAGGCAGGTTCTGCTATTAGGCCTCTGAAGCAAAGGCAAACCATGGGCAGGCAGGGAAgggtggcaggaatagaaaacccTTGAAAGAAACCCttttaataaaggaaatttcCACCCCTCCCAATCCTTCCACGGAAGGGTGAGACTTGATGTAATGTAGGAAGAAGTGTCTTCTCTGGCATTTAGGGAAACAGCTGCAGTTGAAACTTAGGGGCCCACTCCAGGGCACTTTTCACCACAGCCAGAGCGGCCGCTCCAAGGGCCACCGTCAGCCCCATCACTGCCAGTTTCACAAAGCGGCTGGTCCTTGGTTTGGTCAGAACATCTTTAGCTCGATCCTCAGGTCGCAGGAGTCCCCGAAACCGCTGCCGCAGCACCATATCTGGCCTCTGCTGGGCAGATGCTAGCTCAAAGTCTTTGAAGGTTGAGGCTGCCGTTCTGCAGAGGGCAAGAggacagaaataaggaaaaggtatgacagaagagaaggaaagaaaaactagaCTAAATAGGCTGAGGGCAGAGGCATCTATTGCTTAGCGAGTTCTTCCTGATAAAGACCCGTGAGGATTAAAGTGGGGACTGTGCTGCATCAGTTTAGCTCTCTTGAAATATCCCCTGAGCCCTGTCCCCACCAGACACAATCTTTATCACTCTGCTCACAAACACCCCCAGAGCAATTAGTGCCTTGTCCTCACTCACTTTTCAGCTTGCTGCTGGGCAGCCGCCTCCCGAGCAAGTTCAGATGGGGGAAACTGAACAAAGAGGTCTCCTGCTCTACTGATCAATGTCTCATAGGGTAGGTCCTGAGGGATCTGGGACAACAGGTGGTGGACTGAGGCCATGTCGCAGTCACAATCGAGGACTTCCTGTTCTCGATACAATACGATCTGTGGGCAAGAAGGATTTGCATCAGAGACCAGAACATACAGGGCCTTCACCTCTTGCATTTCATACTCCTCAGAGATTAATTGAAACTGGTGACAGACAGGCTCACCCTAAATGCTCCGCAAACTTCTATGTCCACCTAGGAAGTAATAATGTACCAGTGGTTTTTCTACTGGGCTGGCCCCTCCTGGGAGAGGCAAACTCCCACCCTGTGATGTAAAAGGCGGACCAATTAAATGAAGGAGATTCTTttaaggggaagaaaaggagagggatTAGTGGGAGATTCCTGGAGCTCCAACACAGAAGACAGTAGAAAGAATTGttcaaaacagtaaaaagaatGGTCTTATTCCCTTTCAAGTACAATGAAGAGCTCTTGTGAGTTCCCTACTTCATCCCTTCTAATAACTGGAGTCCCACCCCACCAAACCACCTCAATTTTCTATCCTACTATCACACCTCTTCTTTTCTTAAACCTGGAGCTGGCAGTTTGTCCTAGTTTCAGATGTCAGCATGAACCCTGATAATTCACAATGCACATGAGCACTTTAAAGGTTCAGCAGAATCACGTAGCAAACAAATCTGTTTAACTTTGTTTAACCATAACCACTtctgaaacttatttttataCACAGCAACATTTTTTTTACCACGACACTCTCATTAACACTGTACAGAAGAGTGTCCAGGAACATCAACCTGGAAAATGCTGTCTTTTCCATCCTTCCATAGTCACCAGGTTTCTCTTTAGGGAGAATGATCAAGCTGGAAGGAGTGATGGGGAACCCAGCTGCCAGCCCAAGGCCTGTACCTACCACAGCTGCAAAGTAAATGGGCATCAGTGGGTGGCAGGCCAGGAAGAAGTCGTATAACCGCACGACGTGCCTGAAGTCAGATAGGACATGTCCAAACCAGGTGATGAGCCAGCTGAGGGCAAAGATGGTCCCCACCTCGGCACTAGGAGCAAGGAGATACAGACATTAGGTTTCCTGCTGAGgcattctttccctctttctaggCTTCTTTTGTTTTCAGTGCTGTTGAGAAGGAAGCATTTAGGAAATATACTCTTTGGAAAATTCAGCCACTCAAGAATTTAGCATCTTTTCctcataaaataaaatccatagcATGTACTCACTATCATAACACTAATACTACAATAGGGTCCTGGTTGCTTTATCTCACTTGGTGCTTTTCTAATGGCCAACTCATGTCAACTACAGGAATAAGAAGTATTTGTCATTGAACTGTATCATGATTTTCCTTCTGAGAAGGTCCATACTCTTTTGGGGTGGGGGGTACAAGCACACATTCTCAGGCTTGAAAACAcaactgtatatatttttcagttaaaaGAGATGACTAAAAACCTAAGACagctattatttaaaaacaaacaaacaaacaaacaaatgaggcACTGGCTAAGGATACATTTCCAactaaacagaagagaaaaaagtcataTGAGATTTGCAAAGAATTCTTTCATCCCCTTGGTACTTGGTGGATGAAACAACCCACAGATGGCCTTGTCTTTCTTGCCTCCAGATCCTACTAAGACTTTTTGTTTATCTTGTGGCAGTAACCTCAAAGTCTTCTTCAGCAGATTTACTTTATTTGCCTCTCCTCACTACATGTAAACTCCTCAAGGCCATGAGCTGTAACATCTTTTGTATCTCCAAAAGAGCACAGACCCAAAAAGTGCTCCAAGACTGTGCACAGAACTGAATAATCCACTGGTAACTAGAAAAGGACAACTCGGAAGGACTTAACAATAGTCAATTTAAGATGATGAAACAGAGCTAGACTTATGAGGAAGAAACAAAGGGTAGGAGAGAgtttaaggtgtgtgtgtgtgcacataaatGTAGACACATATGTACCTCTGCATGAAGTCATGGAGCTCTGGATTCACCTGGTCAATGATGGGCATTAGATAGTTTAATATATGTTTGGTGTTGTCCATTGTTGGATCCATGAAATCCCTAGGAGGAGACAATTCAGTGAGCTTGCTCAGACCAAACAGTTAGAtcaggggtgggagggcagaATGGGTGGGGCTCAAACCTTTGAAAACACAGACTAGAGAAGGGCTGAGGAGTCATCCCCTGGGGACCTTGAGGagtgatacccattctcctacaTTCGTTTGCACTGGCACCTGAGGTGGTGGGTAGACAGTTTTTCTACCAGGGATGTTGACAGTTCCTCGCCTACCACCAGCAGAAATGTGACCACGATGTCATGATAGCCCTGGTAGTAGTGCAGCTGAGGGTTACGCTCCAAGATGAGGAGGATGATGTCGATCAGTTCTTCCTGGAgcccttccctctgctcctctggCATGCCTaggagggaagagggggagaCACACCTGAGCACAGCAAGTAGCCTAGTAACAGGATGTGAGGAAGATGGTCAGCAATGTATTTTCAGAGAAAGTGTTTAGTAATTtgtaataaatggaaatgaattacAACCAATTTGGCAACACATACCAAGAGCCACATAACACCGGTACTCCTTAGCATATAGGAAAGAGCCACAGGCTAGCAAGCTCACAGTGGGTACCTGCAGACACCATCTTAATGGGGCACCACAGTCCACACTGTGCTGTTCAACAGCAGGTGCCTCCAGGTGTGATGCATTGAAAAGGACTTGGCATCACTTTGTGGAATTCCTTCCAGAAGCACTTAAACCCCAATCTAACAATGAAGAAATACCAGAGAAACCCTAATcaaggcaaattaaaaaaaaataactgggtTGTAATATACAAAGGAACCATTTCAGATTAAAGGAGGCTAAAGAGATAGGAGGACTAAATGGGAAATGCATGGCTGTATTTCCTTTTCCCATAAAGAACATTACTGAGATAAGTGGTGAAATCTCCGTAAAATCTATAGATAACAGTATTTTTCAGTGTTGTTACTGAATTTGGTAAGTATACTATGATTATGCAAGAGCCTTATTTTTAGGACTACACCCTgaaatgtttagagataaagggGCACCATGTCTGATTTATTCTTAAATAGTGAAGAAAAcaatttatgtgtgtgtttatgaagGAGAAAAAGCAATTCTATAGCAACTATAGTCAAATATTAACATATAAGGAAATCTAGGTTAGTAATGGGTATCTAGGCAATCCTTTATcctatttttgcaatttttctatatgtatgaaattatataaaaacaaaaaatttaagagTTGTATGTTCCCCTCTAAACCAAACTATGTATCACAGGAAGTACAGATCAACTTGATCCAATTTTGCAGCTGGCAATCAGCAGCCTGTCTCAGGAGCTGTCAGAGTGCACAGCCAGGCCCAGTCATGGTCAGTGAGGCTTCTCAGCTCATCTGGCTTAGAGTCTGAAATGACAAACCTTGGCCATAGGAATTAACTATTTCAGAAGAAAGCATATGGCACAGCTTTCCTACACTGGTAGCCTTTCCAGTTAAAAACAGACAGACACTGAGATAAAACAGCTGATGTAAGCACATAGAATAAATTGAACAAAGggtggaagagaaataaaattcatttcatcTTTTGCTCATATTCACCTGATGCCTTCTCAAAAAGTCATActctaaaacataaaataaaaaagaaaatggaataaatcaAGTACCATGGATAGTTAAGTAATGAAAACAGtgagaggaaaaaaactaaattttgCTTGAATTTTCTGTATAAGAGGGTCAGCTAAGCTCAGAAGAACATGGatataaaaagaatatgaaacCACATGCGAAGTTCAACTATAGAAAGAATACCACAGGCTGCTGTTACATATATGGAAGAGGAATAAAGAATTCAGAGGGAAACAAGTTACCTAAGCAAAAAAAGGGATGCATCTGCCTCTGGTCTTATCCAAACCAGCCGGAGAGGAAAAGGGGACGGGACTAGGAGTA is a window from the Manis javanica isolate MJ-LG chromosome 5, MJ_LKY, whole genome shotgun sequence genome containing:
- the TBC1D20 gene encoding TBC1 domain family member 20; its protein translation is MALRNLQGDGPTSSRWDGGAEKADYNVKKKKKVLEIYQALNSDPADVAALRRMAISEGGLLTDEIRRKVWPKLLNINTTDPTPTSGKNLRQMSKDYQQVLLDVRRSLRRFPPGMPEEQREGLQEELIDIILLILERNPQLHYYQGYHDIVVTFLLVVGEELSTSLVEKLSTHHLRDFMDPTMDNTKHILNYLMPIIDQVNPELHDFMQSAEVGTIFALSWLITWFGHVLSDFRHVVRLYDFFLACHPLMPIYFAAVIVLYREQEVLDCDCDMASVHHLLSQIPQDLPYETLISRAGDLFVQFPPSELAREAAAQQQAEKTAASTFKDFELASAQQRPDMVLRQRFRGLLRPEDRAKDVLTKPRTSRFVKLAVMGLTVALGAAALAVVKSALEWAPKFQLQLFP